In Gordonia iterans, the following proteins share a genomic window:
- a CDS encoding acyl-CoA dehydrogenase family protein, producing the protein MAINLELPEKLNSTVERARLAAEHLFRPISRKYDAAEHEYPTELDELGKLAKQARAQERSAESGTSDAGSEDTVNGANLRSVLSARELGWGDVGLMLSIPGQGLGNAAIAAVADEEQLERFGDVWAAMAITEPGFGSDSAAVTTTAVLDGDEYVINGEKIFVTCGSRADHVVVWATLDKSLGRAAIKSFVVPLDAKGVEVARLEEKLGIKASDTAVVVFTDVRVPKENLLGSPEIDVKKAFGGVMQTFDNTRPVVAAMAVGVGRAALEELRRMLEESGNPVDYDRPAASQHASVAEFIRLESDWEASWLHTLRAAWMADNSEPNSLEASMSKAKAGRTVTDVTNKAVEIGATQAYGETELLEKWARDSKILDIFEGTQQIQQLIIARRVLGKSSTDLK; encoded by the coding sequence ATGGCGATCAACCTCGAGCTTCCGGAGAAGCTGAACTCCACCGTCGAACGTGCCCGGCTGGCGGCCGAGCACCTCTTCCGGCCGATCAGCCGCAAGTACGACGCGGCCGAGCACGAGTACCCGACCGAGCTCGACGAGCTGGGCAAGCTCGCCAAGCAGGCCCGGGCGCAGGAGCGATCGGCCGAATCCGGCACGAGCGATGCCGGTTCCGAAGACACCGTCAACGGCGCCAACCTGCGTTCGGTGCTCAGTGCCCGCGAGCTCGGCTGGGGAGACGTCGGCCTGATGCTCTCGATCCCCGGTCAGGGTCTGGGCAACGCCGCGATCGCGGCGGTCGCCGACGAGGAGCAGCTCGAGCGCTTCGGTGACGTCTGGGCAGCGATGGCCATCACCGAACCCGGCTTCGGCAGCGACTCGGCGGCCGTCACCACCACCGCGGTGCTCGACGGCGACGAGTACGTGATCAACGGCGAGAAGATCTTCGTGACCTGCGGTTCGCGCGCGGACCACGTCGTGGTGTGGGCGACCCTGGACAAGTCGCTCGGCCGCGCCGCGATCAAGAGCTTCGTCGTACCGCTGGATGCGAAAGGCGTGGAGGTCGCCCGCCTGGAGGAGAAGCTCGGCATCAAGGCCTCCGACACCGCCGTCGTCGTGTTCACCGACGTGCGGGTGCCGAAGGAGAACCTGCTCGGCAGCCCGGAGATCGACGTCAAGAAGGCGTTCGGCGGGGTGATGCAGACGTTCGACAACACCCGTCCGGTCGTCGCCGCGATGGCCGTCGGTGTCGGTCGGGCGGCGCTGGAAGAGCTGCGCCGCATGCTCGAGGAGTCCGGCAACCCGGTCGACTACGACCGGCCCGCCGCGTCCCAGCACGCGTCCGTCGCCGAGTTCATCCGGCTCGAATCCGACTGGGAGGCGTCCTGGCTGCACACGCTCCGGGCGGCCTGGATGGCCGACAACTCCGAACCGAACTCGCTCGAGGCGTCGATGAGCAAGGCCAAGGCCGGCCGCACCGTCACCGACGTGACCAACAAGGCCGTCGAGATCGGGGCGACGCAGGCCTACGGTGAGACCGAGCTGCTGGAGAAGTGGGCTCGGGACTCGAAGATCCTGGACATCTTCGAGGGCACCCAGCAGATCCAGCAGCTGATCATCGCTCGACGCGTGCTGGGCAAGTCGAGCACTGACTTGAAGTGA
- a CDS encoding FUSC family protein — MQHATTQWRRRLSASDPGHARLTNTLAVTAAVLVSTGASWLIVRHELADRGFFASAILLTVQLAMTVDDDTPRGRLATSAAALVPMVAAPAAAALLDQWRGIEIAFFIALAGLAIWLRRFGSRSGTLGMVAFFAYFYALVLRPPPSQLPGYLLLMACVTGGVVLVRLLLLHERPGRQLAILLSELRAASAAALTAATGAVPGTDRFRLLKGRLRAVDSVAWAIAGWQSRFPTADVVDCTDRTLRNRTLDARIDVEHAALEVSALVHSRGPGVLTGPLHHALDDLALMLDDAPSSAWKDAADRARRQRTAAADDLPAGLATYLTARSTLAHWALRTIDLNAPYRDDSSGVDVATVSDSSPTAGPPVTPRSAAPTGAAGPSRAFWRTWAPSTRMAVQAMVAAGLATVVGEAIDASRWYWAVMASFMIFVGTTRSSVLTRASRRVIGTGAAVALGIVVAVVLDGPSYWHLLIGLAGVIGAFYLGPLNQIYSAFFLTLLVVSQYGLLGVLDPRLMTLRLEETVAGMAVGVLCAFLVFSTDSKHALAAAVTAYLDALTTLVRGIGAAMTRPGQTGALLAAAAALDRAQEKLDAIVGSMSLSFVNGRRSRVTTLTHLMRVASRSAEHAAQSAIHVTDRAPGEQLGGAGADVFEGAVAHVVENAARARAVLVDGAASTADPEDTSVADACAQLRSAAEATPSHALLLLTRVDWALVSACQIRSKGA, encoded by the coding sequence GTGCAGCACGCGACGACTCAGTGGCGCCGGCGCCTCTCCGCATCCGACCCAGGACACGCGCGCCTCACCAACACGCTCGCGGTGACCGCCGCGGTCCTGGTGAGCACCGGTGCTTCCTGGCTCATCGTCCGGCACGAGCTCGCAGACCGCGGCTTCTTCGCCTCCGCGATCCTGCTGACCGTCCAGCTGGCGATGACCGTCGACGACGACACGCCGCGCGGGCGCCTCGCCACCAGCGCCGCCGCACTGGTCCCGATGGTCGCCGCACCGGCTGCCGCCGCACTCCTGGATCAGTGGCGGGGCATCGAGATCGCGTTCTTCATCGCGCTCGCCGGCCTGGCGATCTGGCTGCGGCGCTTCGGATCCCGCAGCGGCACGCTCGGCATGGTCGCCTTCTTCGCCTACTTCTATGCACTCGTCCTGCGCCCTCCGCCGTCGCAGCTGCCCGGCTACCTGCTGCTGATGGCCTGCGTCACCGGCGGCGTGGTCCTGGTGCGGCTGCTGCTCCTGCACGAGCGGCCTGGACGTCAGCTCGCGATCCTGCTCTCCGAACTACGCGCGGCCTCGGCCGCCGCCCTCACCGCGGCCACCGGCGCCGTGCCCGGCACCGATCGCTTCCGACTGCTCAAGGGCCGGCTGCGGGCAGTCGACTCGGTCGCCTGGGCGATCGCCGGCTGGCAGAGCCGCTTCCCCACCGCAGACGTGGTCGATTGCACCGATCGCACCCTCCGCAATCGGACCCTCGACGCCCGGATCGACGTCGAGCACGCCGCCCTGGAGGTCTCCGCCCTGGTCCACTCGCGCGGCCCGGGCGTCCTGACCGGGCCGCTGCACCACGCCCTCGACGACCTCGCTCTGATGCTCGACGACGCGCCCTCGAGCGCCTGGAAGGATGCCGCCGACCGCGCGCGGCGGCAGCGGACCGCGGCTGCCGACGACCTCCCCGCGGGTCTGGCGACCTACCTGACTGCGCGCAGCACGCTGGCGCACTGGGCCCTGCGCACCATCGACCTGAACGCGCCCTACCGGGACGACTCGTCCGGCGTCGACGTGGCAACCGTTTCGGACAGTTCTCCAACAGCCGGGCCGCCCGTCACCCCGCGCTCCGCCGCACCCACCGGCGCCGCCGGTCCGAGCCGGGCCTTCTGGCGCACCTGGGCGCCGTCGACCCGGATGGCGGTCCAGGCCATGGTGGCCGCGGGCCTGGCGACCGTGGTGGGCGAGGCCATCGACGCCAGCCGCTGGTACTGGGCCGTGATGGCGTCGTTCATGATCTTCGTCGGCACCACTCGCAGCTCGGTCCTGACCCGCGCGTCCCGCCGCGTGATCGGCACCGGCGCGGCCGTCGCTCTCGGAATCGTCGTCGCCGTGGTGCTCGACGGGCCGTCGTACTGGCACCTGCTCATCGGCCTCGCCGGAGTGATCGGGGCGTTCTACCTCGGCCCGCTGAACCAGATCTATTCGGCCTTCTTCCTCACTCTCCTGGTGGTCTCCCAATACGGCCTACTGGGGGTACTGGACCCGCGGCTGATGACACTTCGGCTGGAAGAGACCGTCGCCGGCATGGCAGTCGGCGTGCTCTGCGCCTTCCTGGTGTTCTCCACCGACTCCAAGCACGCACTCGCAGCCGCCGTCACGGCCTATCTGGACGCGCTGACCACGCTGGTGCGCGGGATCGGCGCCGCGATGACCCGACCCGGTCAGACGGGAGCGCTGCTCGCCGCCGCCGCCGCGCTCGACCGGGCACAGGAGAAGCTCGACGCGATCGTCGGGTCGATGTCACTGTCGTTCGTCAACGGGCGCCGCTCACGCGTCACCACGCTCACACACCTGATGCGGGTGGCGAGCCGGTCGGCCGAGCACGCCGCCCAGTCCGCGATCCATGTGACCGACCGCGCACCGGGCGAGCAGCTCGGCGGAGCGGGCGCCGACGTCTTCGAGGGCGCCGTGGCACACGTCGTCGAGAACGCTGCCCGGGCGCGCGCGGTCCTCGTCGACGGCGCCGCATCCACCGCGGACCCCGAGGACACCTCGGTGGCCGACGCGTGCGCGCAGCTCCGCTCGGCTGCGGAGGCGACACCTAGCCACGCCCTCCTGCTGCTGACGCGCGTGGACTGGGCGCTGGTCTCCGCCTGCCAGATTCGTTCAAAAGGTGCCTGA
- a CDS encoding FUSC family protein, whose protein sequence is MQLHTPYWRRLLVATDPGRVRVTTATATAISVLVTSLVAWSLVVFAEADHGVLAMGVIMTLQAALNVKDPTARGRLLTTVLLVPPAFAALTAAVLLSSRRPVEIVVFIALTGVVTYLRGFGPRATAIGTVTFFAYFFALLLQPKADELPLLFLVTGCAVTCMLVIRLFGIWGRPRHQLALLLTELRGAGSTALTEAVNAPPATALTQASRVQRVDQVARTIDDWQTRYSTARYVRCDAQTFARLVLDARIDMDHACRKIAEFRAGGDRVESGRLTAPAVTDLSAVLSSATSPADVREAAERAHTRLTSPGADTPDEVTAGAADRATLAFARLRDLDLHHGLDATATSAEIRRRHPEPQRRTAPSPAASSRWKPWLRWRVTTRMAVQVVIAASLASVVGYSISASRWYWAVLTAFLVFAGTTTRGAILTRATRRITGTVAGVIVGLALVVLVDGNIPALIVICVLAVFFALYLGPLQYTVMSLFITILLAGLYGLLGVLNRHILELRLIETLAGAALGVVCAYLIFSTSSHPALTARIDAYFDTLDRLLNAVRRTLAGHAGTGELVASIRSMDAAQADLHTTVDGMSLSLAVGHRAETAHLLRLLDLNSHIATRLGQSTMAFSSGTGDASTSSGSGSGSGDDLAPRFDHALAHVLASSATARAALVDGHTSSVDPDETAVIDCFGRLPGDPLSPQYEVVRTLSRLNWILLRSVQVRAS, encoded by the coding sequence GTGCAGCTTCACACTCCGTACTGGCGCCGGCTCCTGGTCGCGACCGACCCCGGCCGGGTCCGGGTGACGACCGCGACCGCCACCGCGATCAGCGTGCTGGTCACCTCCCTCGTCGCCTGGTCGCTCGTGGTGTTCGCCGAGGCAGACCACGGAGTGCTCGCCATGGGCGTGATCATGACCCTGCAGGCGGCCCTCAACGTCAAAGATCCGACCGCACGAGGCCGTCTGCTGACGACGGTTCTACTGGTGCCCCCGGCATTCGCGGCGCTCACCGCCGCCGTCCTGCTGTCGAGCCGGCGACCGGTCGAGATCGTCGTCTTCATCGCGCTGACCGGTGTGGTGACCTACCTGCGCGGGTTCGGCCCGCGGGCCACGGCCATCGGAACCGTGACCTTCTTCGCCTACTTCTTCGCGCTGCTGCTGCAGCCGAAGGCGGACGAACTCCCCTTGCTGTTCCTGGTGACCGGCTGCGCGGTGACCTGCATGCTCGTCATCCGTCTGTTCGGCATCTGGGGCCGTCCGCGGCATCAGCTCGCGCTGCTCCTCACCGAGCTTCGCGGCGCCGGAAGCACTGCCTTGACCGAAGCCGTGAACGCACCGCCCGCCACCGCTTTGACACAGGCATCGCGAGTACAGCGCGTCGATCAGGTCGCCCGCACGATCGACGACTGGCAGACCCGTTACAGCACCGCGCGGTATGTCCGGTGCGATGCGCAGACCTTCGCCCGGCTGGTGCTCGACGCCCGCATCGACATGGACCACGCGTGCCGGAAGATCGCCGAGTTCCGCGCCGGCGGCGATCGAGTCGAATCCGGCCGGCTGACCGCACCGGCGGTCACCGATCTCTCGGCCGTCCTTTCCAGCGCCACCTCCCCCGCCGACGTGCGGGAGGCCGCCGAGCGGGCGCACACGCGGCTCACTTCGCCGGGGGCGGACACGCCCGACGAGGTGACGGCCGGGGCCGCCGACCGGGCGACGCTGGCCTTCGCCCGTCTGCGCGACCTCGATCTCCACCACGGACTCGACGCGACGGCGACGTCTGCGGAGATTCGCCGTCGTCACCCGGAGCCGCAACGCCGCACCGCCCCGAGTCCGGCCGCATCATCCCGCTGGAAGCCGTGGCTGCGCTGGAGGGTGACCACTCGGATGGCCGTTCAGGTCGTGATCGCCGCCAGTCTGGCCAGCGTCGTCGGCTATTCGATCTCCGCGAGCCGCTGGTACTGGGCCGTCCTCACCGCCTTCCTGGTCTTCGCCGGCACCACCACGCGGGGCGCGATCCTCACCCGGGCCACGCGGCGGATCACCGGCACCGTCGCGGGCGTGATCGTCGGGCTCGCTCTCGTCGTGCTCGTCGACGGCAACATTCCGGCACTGATCGTGATCTGCGTGCTCGCCGTCTTCTTCGCGCTGTACCTCGGTCCCTTGCAGTACACGGTGATGTCCTTGTTCATCACCATCCTGCTGGCCGGGCTCTACGGACTGCTGGGCGTGCTCAATCGCCACATCCTCGAGTTGCGGCTGATCGAGACGCTCGCCGGGGCGGCCCTCGGCGTGGTCTGCGCGTACCTGATCTTCTCCACGAGTTCACACCCGGCGCTGACCGCACGGATCGACGCGTACTTCGACACCCTGGACCGGCTGCTGAACGCTGTGCGGCGCACCCTGGCCGGACACGCCGGCACCGGCGAGCTCGTGGCGTCCATCCGGTCGATGGACGCGGCACAGGCCGATCTGCACACCACCGTCGACGGCATGTCGCTGAGCCTGGCGGTCGGCCACCGAGCCGAGACCGCCCATCTGCTGCGGCTGCTCGACCTCAACTCACACATCGCTACCCGACTGGGCCAGTCCACCATGGCCTTCTCGTCCGGGACCGGAGACGCGTCGACGAGCTCCGGCTCCGGCTCCGGCTCCGGCGATGATCTCGCGCCTCGATTCGACCACGCACTCGCCCACGTCCTCGCCTCCTCGGCGACGGCCCGGGCGGCGCTTGTCGACGGTCACACCTCATCGGTCGACCCCGACGAAACCGCCGTCATCGACTGCTTCGGCAGGCTCCCCGGCGATCCCCTGTCGCCCCAGTACGAGGTGGTCCGGACGTTGTCCCGGCTGAACTGGATTCTGCTGCGCTCCGTGCAGGTGCGCGCCTCCTGA
- a CDS encoding DUF2804 family protein, whose amino-acid sequence MSTPVYPPAPVSPPPALVEDGHYRFGTYDGPIPIVNPLDAGSRRSFDDTRRKRFDGVRRANRNLRLKEWEAFQLGDDDWFVLGAVYNAKTVGLIQVLAVNKHDASITRWETKMPAPTLSVARGLLGSSSRGRVADFRVEIGNHLERGRVTVDAHHPGRSDHPSMGLHVTGSCGPDDAAHLVVVHPFSADRALYSHKAMMPMDGSLVIGGEQVGFAPERGYLILDDHHGDYPRPMRYDWVTGIRRNDDGVIAGFNLTDNQVLDPAEFNENAIWIGNRLWRLPPVTVERPDGPWGTWHIRDVAGAVDVTFTPTVKSTMHVGPRKVLAEYYAPYGWYEGDLHADGVSLNVDGMFGVGEQKRITL is encoded by the coding sequence ATGAGTACTCCCGTGTATCCCCCGGCACCCGTGAGCCCGCCGCCCGCCCTCGTCGAGGACGGGCACTACCGCTTCGGCACCTACGACGGCCCCATCCCGATCGTCAACCCGCTCGATGCCGGCAGCCGGCGCAGCTTCGACGACACGCGACGCAAGCGGTTCGACGGCGTGCGCCGTGCCAACCGGAACCTGCGCCTCAAGGAGTGGGAGGCCTTCCAGCTGGGTGACGACGATTGGTTCGTCCTCGGCGCGGTGTACAACGCGAAGACTGTCGGGTTGATCCAGGTGCTGGCGGTGAACAAGCACGATGCCTCCATCACGCGCTGGGAGACCAAGATGCCGGCGCCCACGCTGTCGGTGGCCCGGGGGCTGCTCGGGTCGTCGTCGCGGGGCCGCGTCGCGGACTTCCGGGTGGAGATCGGCAATCACCTCGAGCGCGGTCGGGTGACCGTCGACGCCCACCACCCCGGCCGGAGCGACCATCCATCGATGGGCCTGCACGTGACCGGCTCGTGCGGACCCGACGACGCAGCACACCTCGTCGTCGTGCATCCGTTCAGCGCCGACCGGGCCCTCTACTCGCACAAGGCGATGATGCCGATGGACGGGAGCCTGGTGATCGGCGGCGAGCAGGTCGGATTCGCACCCGAGCGCGGGTACCTGATTCTCGACGACCATCACGGCGACTACCCGCGACCGATGCGCTACGACTGGGTCACCGGCATCCGCCGGAACGACGACGGGGTGATCGCGGGCTTCAACCTCACCGACAACCAGGTGCTCGACCCGGCGGAGTTCAACGAGAACGCGATCTGGATCGGGAACCGGCTCTGGCGGCTCCCACCGGTGACCGTGGAGCGCCCCGACGGGCCGTGGGGCACGTGGCACATCCGCGACGTCGCCGGCGCCGTGGACGTCACCTTCACCCCGACCGTGAAGTCGACGATGCACGTCGGCCCGCGCAAGGTCCTCGCCGAGTACTACGCGCCCTACGGCTGGTACGAGGGCGACCTCCACGCCGACGGCGTCTCCCTGAACGTCGACGGCATGTTCGGCGTGGGCGAGCAGAAGCGCATCACGTTGTGA
- the leuS gene encoding leucine--tRNA ligase: MSIAEPAPGHRYTAQTAGEIEAAWQQYWTENQTFAAPNPVGPLAGDFSDFSGSGPQAPDKLFVQDMFPYPSGSGLHVGHPLGFIATDVYARFQRMTGKNVLHTMGFDSFGLPAEQYAVQTGTHPRTTTEANIERYLAQIRRLGLAHDERRRVATTDVDFYRWTQWIFLQIYNAWFDEEKNKARPISELIDEFESGARTLDDGRAWSELDAAARREVLDSYRLVYLSDSLVNWCPGLGTVLANEEVTADGRSERGNFPVFRKNLRQWMMRITAYADRLIDDLDLLDWSDKVKTMQRNWIGRSRGARVRFPVSPVDTVEVFTTRPDTLFGASYMVLAPEHELVDRIVAEAWPPGVDGRWTGGAPDPKAAVAAYRASIAAKSDLERQENKEKTGVFTGAFAVNPLNGEQLPVFIADYVLIGYGTGAIMAVPAHDERDYEFATAFGLPIREVIGSDAGVAEKAFTGDGPLVNSGFLDGMGVDEAKAAVVAHLEAQGAGVGTIQYKLRDWLFARQRYWGEPFPIVYDDQGAPHALPDSMLPIELPEVADYAPVAFDPDDADSWPSPPLAKASEWVAVDLDLGDGLKSYTRDTNVMPQWAGSSWYQLRYIDPTNEETLCAKENEAYWMGPRPELHGPDDPGGLDLYVGGMEHAVLHLLYSRFWHKVLYDLGYVTSSEPYRKLFNQGMIQAYAYTDSRGVYVPAEEVVERPAEGAGQAPRYFYGDEEVTQEYGKMGKSLKNSVAPDDICRDYGADTLRVYEMAMGPLDQSRPWATKDVVGAQRFLQRVWRLVVDEESGGVRVSGDPAPEETLKVLHKTIAGVRDDYDGLRMNTAGAKLIELTNHLTKSYPGGAPRDAVEPLVLMLAPLAPHLAEELWNRLGHNVSLAHGPFPEPDPDLLVEDTLELPVQVKGKVRSRIVVAADADEATVVAAALADEKVQGFLDGEPRKVIYVPGRTVNVVP; this comes from the coding sequence GTGAGCATCGCCGAACCCGCCCCCGGCCACCGATACACCGCGCAGACCGCCGGTGAGATCGAAGCCGCCTGGCAGCAGTACTGGACCGAGAACCAGACCTTCGCCGCACCGAATCCGGTCGGCCCGCTCGCCGGCGACTTCAGCGACTTCTCCGGCTCCGGTCCGCAGGCCCCGGACAAGCTCTTCGTGCAGGACATGTTCCCGTACCCGTCGGGGTCGGGCCTGCACGTCGGGCATCCGCTCGGATTCATCGCGACGGACGTCTATGCGCGCTTCCAGCGGATGACCGGTAAGAACGTCCTGCACACGATGGGTTTCGACTCGTTCGGTCTGCCCGCCGAGCAGTACGCCGTGCAGACCGGCACGCATCCGCGCACCACGACCGAGGCCAACATCGAGCGTTATCTGGCGCAGATCCGCCGGCTCGGTCTGGCGCACGACGAACGACGCCGGGTCGCCACCACGGACGTCGACTTCTACCGCTGGACGCAGTGGATCTTTCTGCAGATCTACAACGCGTGGTTCGACGAGGAGAAGAACAAGGCGCGCCCGATCTCGGAGCTGATCGACGAGTTCGAGTCCGGCGCCAGGACCCTGGACGACGGGCGCGCGTGGTCGGAGCTGGACGCGGCGGCCCGCCGCGAGGTCCTCGACTCCTACCGCCTGGTGTACCTGAGCGATTCGCTGGTCAACTGGTGCCCCGGCCTGGGCACCGTGCTGGCGAACGAGGAGGTGACCGCGGACGGCCGGAGCGAGCGCGGCAACTTCCCGGTCTTCCGCAAGAACCTGCGCCAGTGGATGATGCGGATCACCGCGTACGCCGACCGTCTGATCGACGACCTGGACCTGCTCGACTGGTCGGACAAGGTCAAGACCATGCAGCGCAACTGGATCGGCCGTTCGCGCGGCGCGCGGGTGCGATTCCCGGTGTCTCCGGTCGACACTGTCGAGGTCTTCACCACCCGCCCGGACACGCTGTTCGGAGCGAGCTACATGGTGCTGGCGCCCGAGCACGAGCTGGTCGATCGGATCGTCGCCGAGGCGTGGCCGCCCGGCGTCGACGGACGCTGGACGGGCGGCGCCCCCGACCCGAAGGCCGCCGTCGCCGCGTACCGCGCGTCGATCGCGGCCAAGAGCGACCTCGAGCGCCAGGAGAACAAGGAGAAGACCGGCGTCTTCACCGGTGCGTTCGCCGTGAACCCGCTCAACGGCGAGCAGCTGCCGGTGTTCATCGCCGACTACGTGCTGATCGGCTACGGCACCGGCGCGATCATGGCCGTTCCCGCGCACGACGAGCGCGACTACGAGTTCGCCACCGCCTTCGGTCTGCCGATCCGCGAGGTGATCGGCAGCGACGCCGGCGTCGCCGAGAAGGCCTTCACCGGTGACGGTCCGCTGGTCAACAGCGGTTTCCTGGACGGTATGGGCGTCGACGAGGCCAAGGCCGCCGTCGTCGCGCATCTCGAGGCGCAGGGCGCGGGCGTCGGCACCATCCAGTACAAACTGCGTGACTGGCTGTTCGCCCGGCAGCGGTACTGGGGCGAGCCGTTCCCCATCGTGTACGACGATCAGGGTGCCCCGCACGCGCTGCCGGACAGCATGCTGCCGATCGAGCTGCCCGAGGTGGCCGACTACGCACCGGTGGCCTTCGATCCCGACGACGCCGACAGCTGGCCCTCTCCCCCGCTGGCGAAGGCCTCCGAGTGGGTCGCCGTCGACCTGGACCTGGGCGACGGACTGAAGAGCTACACCCGCGACACCAACGTGATGCCGCAGTGGGCCGGCAGCTCGTGGTATCAGCTGCGCTATATCGACCCGACCAACGAAGAGACGTTGTGCGCCAAGGAGAACGAGGCCTACTGGATGGGCCCGCGTCCGGAGCTGCACGGCCCGGACGACCCGGGCGGTCTGGATCTCTACGTCGGCGGGATGGAGCACGCGGTGCTGCACCTGCTGTACTCGCGCTTCTGGCACAAGGTGCTGTACGACCTGGGCTACGTGACCAGTTCCGAGCCGTACCGGAAGCTGTTCAACCAGGGCATGATCCAGGCGTACGCCTACACCGATTCGCGCGGTGTCTACGTGCCGGCCGAAGAGGTCGTCGAGCGCCCCGCGGAAGGCGCCGGGCAGGCGCCGAGGTACTTCTACGGTGACGAGGAAGTGACCCAGGAGTACGGGAAGATGGGCAAGTCGCTCAAGAATTCCGTTGCGCCCGATGACATCTGCCGTGACTACGGCGCCGACACTCTGCGGGTCTACGAGATGGCGATGGGTCCGCTGGACCAGTCGCGCCCGTGGGCGACGAAGGACGTCGTCGGGGCGCAGCGCTTTTTGCAGCGCGTGTGGCGCCTGGTGGTCGACGAGGAGTCCGGCGGCGTCCGGGTGTCCGGCGACCCGGCCCCGGAGGAGACCCTGAAGGTGCTCCACAAGACCATCGCCGGGGTCCGCGACGACTACGACGGTCTGCGGATGAACACCGCGGGCGCCAAGCTCATCGAGCTGACGAATCACCTGACCAAGTCCTATCCGGGCGGGGCCCCGCGTGACGCTGTCGAACCGCTGGTGCTGATGCTCGCTCCCCTGGCGCCGCATCTGGCCGAGGAGCTCTGGAATCGGTTGGGGCACAACGTTTCTCTCGCGCACGGACCGTTCCCCGAGCCCGATCCGGACTTGCTGGTCGAGGACACTCTCGAACTACCGGTCCAGGTCAAGGGCAAGGTGCGCAGCCGCATCGTCGTCGCTGCCGACGCCGACGAGGCGACGGTGGTCGCCGCGGCCCTGGCCGACGAGAAGGTCCAGGGATTTCTGGACGGCGAGCCCCGCAAGGTGATCTACGTGCCGGGCCGCACGGTCAACGTGGTTCCGTGA
- a CDS encoding SdpI family protein, whose protein sequence is MWDVYVLSLIAAIVVFAIAALWAVAGVAGLLGRLPGNRWVGVRTAETRRSEEAWNLAQRIAAPGFLGGAVACAFGGLAAFTSRWGFLYALAGFVVGLLALSVLSGVAVRAAQAVAPSAEQGAGCTGGCCSGGDAATAEDRAGGTGESTGPGDATGSGDAHAAAADCGESSCGSCKLSGMCLPGDAAATDSAVPDSAVPDSATSPAGGGTGR, encoded by the coding sequence ATGTGGGACGTGTACGTGCTTTCCCTGATCGCCGCGATCGTGGTCTTCGCGATCGCTGCGCTGTGGGCTGTCGCCGGCGTCGCCGGGCTGCTCGGCCGACTCCCCGGCAATCGCTGGGTGGGGGTCCGCACCGCGGAGACCCGCCGCTCCGAAGAGGCCTGGAACCTTGCTCAGCGCATCGCGGCGCCCGGTTTCCTGGGTGGCGCCGTCGCCTGCGCGTTCGGCGGACTGGCCGCTTTCACCTCCCGATGGGGATTCCTCTACGCCCTCGCCGGCTTCGTCGTCGGCCTCCTGGCGCTGTCGGTGCTCAGCGGCGTCGCAGTGCGCGCGGCGCAGGCCGTCGCACCGTCGGCCGAGCAGGGCGCCGGATGCACCGGCGGCTGCTGCTCCGGCGGCGACGCCGCGACCGCGGAAGACCGGGCGGGCGGCACGGGGGAGTCCACCGGGCCAGGCGACGCGACCGGCAGCGGAGACGCCCACGCTGCCGCCGCCGACTGCGGTGAGTCCAGCTGCGGCTCGTGCAAGCTCAGCGGAATGTGCCTGCCCGGCGATGCTGCGGCAACCGACTCCGCTGTGCCCGACTCCGCTGTGCCCGACTCCGCGACGTCGCCCGCCGGGGGCGGAACCGGTCGCTGA